One Brassica napus cultivar Da-Ae chromosome A1, Da-Ae, whole genome shotgun sequence genomic region harbors:
- the LOC106380524 gene encoding protein BIG GRAIN 1-like A, which yields METWEKPSSRGHHRNPSFSSTLLDHIYRSIDDNSPPLEPTRKKKPLHEDLDTSPDKLVFHRRSIAADFERSRRTTTTAAAADSVFLRYSNSTSSDSSGLSSSESDSFYGRSKSSASPPQPKPIRTSAVSSGERTNTKQELGGFLRTKSKALKIYTDLKKAKQPISPGGRLATFLNSLFTNASTNPKKPKKNSTSISVLSESQSSSTTCSSASSFSRSCLSKTPSSSGKSKRSVRFCPVNVILDEDSSVYIPCGNNNNDTKRYRQVMEEENRRVIEAAKDLIRTYQKNKDLLAVTTCHDVEDDDDAASCASSDLFELENLSAIGIERYQEELPVYETTRLDNTNRAVATSLTV from the coding sequence ATGGAGACTTGGGAGAAGCCATCTTCTAGAGGTCACCACCGTAACCCTTCCTTCTCCTCCACTCTCCTCGACCATATCTACCGCTCCATCGACGACAACTCCCCTCCCTTAGAACCCACAAGGAAGAAGAAACCTCTCCATGAGGATCTCGACACTTCTCCAGACAAACTAGTCTTTCACCGCCGCTCAATAGCTGCTGACTTCGAAAGATCCAGGcgaaccaccaccaccgccgccGCCGCAGACTCTGTTTTCCTCAGATATTCCAACTCCACCTCCTCTGACTCAAGCGGACTCTCCTCCTCCGAGTCAGACTCCTTCTACGGACGTTCCAAATCTTCTGCATCTCCTCCGCAACCTAAACCAATCCGTACCTCCGCCGTGAGCTCCGGCGAGAGAACCAACACTAAACAAGAACTCGGTGGCTTCTTGAGAACCAAGTCAAAAGCGTTGAAGATCTACACCGACTTGAAAAAAGCGAAACAACCAATCTCTCCAGGCGGACGGCTCGCTACGTTCCTCAACTCGCTCTTCACCAACGCATCCACTAACCCTAAGAAGCCCAAGAAAAACAGCACTTCCATCTCTGTCTTGTCGGAGTCACAGTCATCCTCCACCACGTGCTCCTCAGCGTCGTCTTTCTCTAGGTCTTGCCTAAGCAAAACTCCCTCGTCTAGTGGAAAATCTAAAAGGTCCGTACGGTTCTGTCCGGTGAATGTGATCCTCGACGAGGACTCCTCCGTTTACATCCCTTGCGGTAATAACAACAACGACACCAAACGTTATCGCCAAGTTATGGAGGAGGAGAATCGTCGCGTTATCGAAGCGGCCAAGGATCTTATCAGAACGTACCAAAAGAACAAGGATCTTTTGGCCGTGACAACGTGCCATGAcgttgaagatgatgatgatgcggCGAGTTGTGCTAGCTCGGATCTGTTCGAGTTGGAGAATCTTTCGGCGATTGGGATCGAGCGGTATCAAGAAGAGTTACCAGTGTATGAGACCACTCGTTTAGATAATACTAATCGAGCCGTTGCTACAAGTTTAACTgtataa